tataaggccctcccccgccctcctttcggaaaagctgaccacgactccattttgttgcttccagcctacagacagaaactaaaacaggaagcccccgtgctcaggtctgttcaacgcttgtccgaccaatctgattccacgcttcaagactgcttcgatcacgtggattgggatatgtttcgcattgcgtccaacaacattgacgaatacgctgattctgtgagcgagttcattagaaagtgcattggcgatgtcgtacccatagcaactattaaaacattcccaaaccagaaaccgtggattgatggcagcattcgcacgaaactgaaagcgcgaaccactgcttttaaccagggcaaggtgaccggaaacatgactgaatacaaacagtgtagctttTCCCTCCGCAagtcaaacaagctaagcgtcagtatagagacaaagtagagtcgcaattcaacggctcagacacgaggtatgtggcaaggtctacagtcaatcacggattacaaaaagaacaCCAGCCCCGTTGCgaaccaggatgccttgctcccagacagactaaataacttctttgctcgctttgaggacaatacagtgccactgacatggcccactACCAAAatctgcggactctccttcactgcagccgacgtgagtaaaacatttaaacgtgttaaccctcgcaaggctgcagacggcatccccagccgcatcctcagagcatgcgcagaccagctggctggtgtgttgatggacatattcaatcaatccttatcccagtctgctgtcccctcatgcttcaagagggccaccattgttcctgttcccaagaaagctaaggtaactgaacgactactgccccgtagcactcgcttccgtcatcatgaagtgctttgaaagactagtcaaggaccatatcacctccaccctacctggcagcctagacccactccaatttgcttaccgccccaataggtccacagactatgcaatcgcaaccacactgcacgctgccctaacccatctggacaagaggaatacctatgtgagaatgctgttcatcgactacagctcagcatttaacaccatagtaccctccaaactcatcatcaagctcgagaccctgggtctcgacccctccctgtgcaactcggtactggacttcctgacgggccgcccccaggtggtgagggtaggtaaaaacatctccaccccgctgatcctcaacactggggccccacaagggtgcgttctgagccctctcctgtactccctgttcacccacgactgcgtggccatgcacacctccaactcaatcatcaagtttgcggacgacactacagtggtaggcttgattaccaacaacgacgagacggcctagagtgtggtgtcaggaaaataaccttgcactcaacgtcaacaaaacaaaggagatgatcgtggacttcgggaaacagcagagggagcacccccctatccacatcgatgggacagtagtggagagggtagtaagttttaagttcctctgcgtacatgtcacggacaaactgaattagtccacccacacagacagcgttgtgaagaaggcgcagcagcccctcttcaacctcaggaggctgaagaaatttggcttgtcaccaaaagcactcaaacctttacagatgcacaatcgagagcatcctgtcaggctgtatcaccgcctggtacggcaactgctccacccacaaccgtaaggctctccagagggtagtgaggtctgcacaacgcatcaccgggggcaaactacctgccctccaggacacctacaccacccgatgtcacaggaaggccataaagatcatcaagaacaacaaccaccagagccactgcctgttcactccgctatcatccagaaggcgaggtcagtacaggtgcatcaaagcagggaccgagagactgaaaaacagcttctatctcaaggccatcagactgttaaacagccaccactaacattgagtggctgctgccaacatactgactcaactccagccactttaataatggaaattgatgtaaaaaatgtttcactagccactttaaacaatgccacttaatataatgtttacataccctacattactcatctcatatgtatatactgtactctataccatctactgcatcttgccatctttatgtaatacatgtattactagtcactttaaactatgccacttttatgtttacatactgtactcgataccatctactgcatcttgcctatgccgttctgtaccatcactcattcatatatctttatgtacatatacacacaagtgtaaagggatgaataaggtAGCAGTTGTGggattgttaggttagattactcgttggctattactgcattgtcggaactagaagcacaagcatttcgctacactcgcattaacatctgctaaccatgtgtatgtgacaaataaaatttgatttatatAGGTAGATTAAAGGTGCTGCTGTTGTGTAATGtgatctcctctcctgtctcttccaGGGAGAGTTTGGTGTGAATGTGTTGGGTAGGAATATTAATGTGTAATATTGTGTTATTTTGCAGGGAGAGTTTGGTGTGTATCTGGTATCTGACGGCTCCAGCAGGCCCTACCGCTGCAAAATCAAAGCTCCAGGATTCGCTCACTTGGTACGGGGAGCTCATACTACCACAACACAGACAGAATTCACACCCTGAATTATTAAATGCAGTTATAAATTATTCAATGTGTAAAACAGCTTTTTCCTCAAGGCTACTTATAATTCATTAAGGACATTTATAAACCAGTATAATAGCGTTTGTAAAATAAAACAAACCCAACCCtgccttcccctctctgtctgtgttgtaaCATGTTTGTTCTTGGGACATTAACACACCAGACCGTGACCGTCCCACACTGTTTTGGTTTCTGTATCAAATCACTTTAAATAAAGTGCATTGCACAAACGTGTCGCAACACAGATTTTATAAGAAAAAATCTATGTATGATGCTTCTTTCGGTTTATAGTTGGTTTGGAGTTGGTTGGTTTGGAGTTGATTGATGGTTttgatgttttttttcccccaggcTGCCCTGGATATGATGGCTAAAGGACACATGCTGGCTGACGTAGTGGCCATTATTGGTAAGAAATGTTTCTACTGGGTCATATTCAGTAGGACAcaatgtagcaaaatgttttgtgaCGGTTAACAAAAATCTGTGTTCTAATTGTATTAGTACCTCTGTTTCACAAAAGATTATCCCTGCTGAACACGACCCTTATGTTATGAGTCAACCATTGATATCAGAATCCTTAGCAATGCAAttcatgtacactgaacaaaaatataaacgcatcatTTTCAAAGGTTTTACAaaggagttacagttcataaggaagtcagttaattttaaatacatttgttaggtgctaatctatggatttcacatgactgggaatacagatagacatgttgatcacagataccttaaaaaaaaaagaagctattAGCGTGGATcaaaaaaccagtcagtatctggtttgaCCACAATTTGCCTCATCTCCTtaacatagagttgatcaggctgttgattgtggcctgtggaatgttggctcactcttcaatggttgtgcgaagttgctgaatattggcgggaactggaacacgttgtCCTGGGCTCGCGTGGTTAGATGTGGtttgtacatatggaacatttctgggatattttatttcagctcatgaaaccaacactttacatgttgcatttatatttttgttcagtgtagttcctgttcaatgtatggttgattttttttatttttttattgaatctTCTTGTGACAGGCACCCAGGACATTGTGTTTGGCGAAGTTGACCGTTAAGTTAACACCTGACTGTTGAAAGATGACACCCATGGTTCCACTCTGAAGAGGATTTCTCAGCGCTGTCTTTACTACCTTGTTTGTCTCTCATTCACTGTACTGGGATTTTGACAGATGGGCCAACTCGTAATCATTGACGTATAATGCTGTAAACCTAATAAATATTTTATCTCTGATCGGTCAAATAGTGTCATTTCACTCAGTATCTTTTGTAGTTAAGAAACTTACAGTAAGAACTTCAGGGAAGTCATAGCTCAATGTTATTTCCGTTTTCAAAACACCATGTTGCACAACCAACATGTGGTAAAGATAGAGTAAGTCGACAGAACCCGAAGCATTATAGGTCTTTCAGTCTGTCCTTCCTCCAACGCTGTGTGCAGGCCCACAGACAGGGGAGTGGTCTGATCATAGAAAATGGACTGAGCTCGACCACAACTTCCCCCTGCTGCTCTACCCTGGCTTTCTTTGTAACACTGCGTCATCACCACACTTAACCAACCGACTCGTCAGCCCTGCTAAACCGATGTGCTGGTTACTGACTGAGCAGTCTGACGTCTGGTAAAAAGAGCTTGTTGCCGCTGCCTACTGTTGTGGTGTGTCCTGTTGTATCCTTGTTGCTGTGACAATGGGAGGCAGATTCCAGGTTCTTTCAGCTCTTCCTCTGTGGTTGAGCTTTGGCAGCGCTGGTGAGTCTGGAGTTTAAGTACAAACCTCTTGATGTTTGGTTGTTGACCTGTGCTATGAAAGTGTTATTTATTTGTGGGATTAACATGAGTTTAACTTTTTGATTAGTATAACTAAACTAAATTTGGTCTTCCACTGGAGGAAATATTTTAAAGTCAAGTCAATTATAAAGTATCATGGTGAGTCCCatggttgagatcagggctcatGTCCACAAAGCATTTCAgagtagtgctgatctaggacctgaccatataatcttattcattatgatctacaAGGCAAAACGgatcttagatcagcactcctacgctGAGATGCTTTGTTGAAACGGGCCCAGATCTCAGGGAGTCCAGCAATTAACGTAGTTCGAGTTACAAATGCCGATACATCGCATTCAAATCTTTTTACTGAAGACTGACATAAGTCCGTCAGTGAAAATATTTGAATGTGATGTACTGGTATTTGGAACTCGTCGAATATTATTTTGGTCATATAATGAATAATCAACTATTTTGTTGATAGAAACCATGTAGCGACACGTTTACAATAATTGTTGAAGTGGGCATCATAATTTCTCCTTCCTGAAAGAATGAAGTAAATCAGCTTTTCCTGTCTGTAAATGGTTTTGCTCATGACTGTTTTAACCTGGTTTTAGAAATAGATTTTTCATTAGAACCAAACTCCATTTGGCgcaaaaaaaatattgtatattGGTGTAGTGTAGGTGATTCTGATATTCTCAATATAGAGGGCAAAACGATGTCAGTGGTAATTGGTATGATGAACCTTTGGTGTGATGGACCGTGTGTAACAACTAAAAAAAGGGGGATAGGGCTCAATTCTTATTGTTTTGGAGCCTTTTCTGGGACCGCAGAAGCAAAGCAGTGGCCACATTGGTCCTCTAACATTAGATACTGAAGAAAGTGATGGCATtactttttcacggcactgtatGCACTGACGAAATGTCAGCACCATCtgcatggtccacacacacacgtacacagaaGCGTACACTATGTCTAAGCATCAGTGTAGGTGTACTGCACCTATATGCATGCATATACAGTACACATTTCAGTGTTCTCCATGGTGTTTTCTTGCACATAGCGTTCTCTATTTAAATCGACAGATGTTTTCTGAGGTTCACAGATATGAGGTAGGGAAACCAAAAGAGATCATAGATAGATAAATCTACCACATCACCCTAGTCCCACctcacacttgcacacacacacacaccaaactgaTAAAGATTAAATAATCACAATTTCCTTTTAAACAGACACTCAATTTGAAGATATGCCTGTTTGTCAGAACAGAATGATATTAACCAAGATCATTTTTGACATGTTGTGGATAGGAGTAGGTAGGTACTGTACCAGCCAAACAGGTAAGGAAAGATGACTGAGATCTGCGCGACAGACCGATTACAGGTGGTCACTTGCCATAACTGATAGTCTGGTTGTTTTTACCTACCTTAGTTACATgcactgtaagtcactctgaataagagcatctgctaaattactaaattgGTGGTCAAACCAGGACCATCCTGTAAATAGCAgtccttctcctctgtcctcagcGGCCCTGGTTGAGCCTCAGATCTGCTACATCCTGGACGCCATCTTGTTTCTGTACGGTATCATCCTTACCGTGCTATACTGCAGGATCAAGGTACAGCTGCCTTCTACACTCTAGAAATAGTTTTATACCCTTTCCCCAGATACtgtatatgcctcatcacaattatattgtggagatctacagacagttcaTTGGACTTCATTGTATAGTTTCTgatctgacgtgcactgtcaactgtgggaccttgtgtAGACAAGTGTTTCTTTCtgaatcatgtccaaacaattgaattggccaaaagtggactccaatcaagttgtagtgacacctcaaggatgatcaaaggaaattggatacacctgagctccatttggagtgtcatagcaaaggagtgtgaatacttatgtaaatgagatttctgtatttaattttcaataaattagctaaACAATTCTAAACAAGGTTTCACTGTCATTAcgaggtattgtgtgtacagtagatgggtgagagaaaaaaaactattgattccattttgaattcaggctgtaacaataaaatgtggaataagtccaacggtatgaataccttctgaaggcactgtaaatctgaAAGACATGGATAGGTATAAACACTGATCTAAAAAACAATGTTCTCTGCAGTATGACTATGGGTATATAAACTATGGTAGTAGCTCCACCTTGTCCTCTGGAAGGTTAGGTGAAATTTTCACCATATTGCTTATACTTATCCAACCCATCCAATCGTTTCAGATCTGCACAAATGCCTAGAACAGCTTGGGGTTGATTCAGTTTCATCTGTCTGTCTTACCTCTATCTTTCAACACTCAGTATTTCCCACAGATGGCTCCGGTGACTGGGACAGCAAAGCCAGTGGTGAGAAAGCCACAGTAACATGATCTACACTGTTAAACCCCATTAAACAAGCCCTTATGGCACCCAGATACATGAAAACGAGCCCCTGCAGTTGGCCGGGGATCAAATCAATGTAATGTGAGATATGCTCCAAACCATTTTCTAGTCCTGTACAACGCAGACAAACACAACTACAGCTTTACAGTCGGTTGGGGGCAGGGAGGGATTTCCTGACAAACATTAAACCTAATAGTTTATTTTTCACACACtttctacaacaacaaaaaatgccaCCACCTGTACTCACACACAAGCGCATCCTGTTTCAAGATGTTGCATGAATAGTGATTTAGTCATTTTCCTCAGTGTTTGTGTTTTGTAATGGTGTTTCTCTTTCACTCTGACACAGAATGCAGAGGAGAGCATCTATACGGTGAGTTGGTGATGGTGATCTTAGTTGATGTGTGAAATTTCAATTGTAGGTCCTTGCTTAATTATattttttctcgctctctctctatctctctctcaaataTCTCAGGGATTGACTCCTCATTCTGCAGACACCTACCAGACCATCGGTCAGAAGAAAGGATTGCACTAGTCGAGGATGAGTTGAAGAAAGAGAACGTTTGACTCTTTCCATTTGTTAAATCACTTTTGTCTTTCCAGGCATTTCCATTGCAtcttatgtattttatttaacagCTTTTGAGCGAAAATGTAACggtttttaaaaacatttatttgccATTCATATGTGACAGCCTCCTTTGTATGTTGTGGTATGTGTCTcgaaagagagagaaacgtgAGAAGAGCAAAAGAGGGAAGAAGTTGAGCAGTGGGTAAAAATGTATTTACGATTGGTTTGACAGTAGCTAGGTTTGCATCCAATTTTCGACAGATTTTCATTTAAATATTataaaatctgcataaaataaTATGCGCATTTTCCAACCAGATACGTTTGACTGACTTTATGAGGATACAATCCTGTGCGTGACGACGTAGTGCacgtaaaaatatattttacggttaaattcccatgaaccgaatgaaaaatacaatttctatcgcattttcaactctgctGATAATtagtcacaaaaactgttgcattGAATAGCAAATGTACCCGAGTTGGTCTTGGcacatgcgctctagccaacacctagcagatacagtgcgggtaggctaCCTATTATGAGATTATTATGAATAAGAGCGATATTATTTGTATTGGTCAAACCTAATCATCGTTCGTTATCTCAATAAGACCCTCGATGTTAATTGTATAGGAGCAAGCAAGCCAACACCTTGTacattcaccaccctgtgaagttcataatttatttaatctgtagccaaataaactgcatgctttcccgagaCGTAGTGGGAGAACCACACAACATATAATTTCATGACCCCCaaatttacttcgatatgatggttattatatcaatatttgcgcagaAAACGTTTCCACCGCCTTTTCTCACCGACATAAAAgtatcccaccatgtcgaacgaacaaacTGTCTTGTCAGTATAAGATTGTACAGGTGTTGTGTCAAAAATCTTGTCAGTATAAGATTGTACAGGTGTTGTGTCAAAAATCTCCCCCTGCCAGAcccccccaacgctctaaccactaggctaccctgccgccccatatagcTTCATTCACCGTTTTATCAAATCATGTACAGTTTTTAACTTGATATTGGTGTTCTGGGTCTATTGTTGGAATTTTCAAAGTTTCTATGGTGCTTTTCTAATACATTCTGATAAAATATCAAACTGGTCTGTGGTAGGTTATTTTGATATTTTCTTTCACACAGTTGATGCATCTAGCTCACGCTATTTCAGAGGCTGATTTCCGTTACACCGAAGCCATGGCAACTGATCCTGGCCCCGGCCACACACTGTCCGACTCACATCCTCTTTGTGGCCACTGCAAAGTTTCtgtcatgtgtgtgtctgtgtgcgcgcgGTCTTGTGCGTTCTACCGCCCTAGGTGAGACAAATGTCTTTGCCAATACCCCTGCGAAACTAGAACAGTCACAAGCAAAATAACATTGAAAATAAgtctaaaatatgtttttttccaGACTTTGAAGTTAGGTTAATTTTAGGTTCCTAATGAAAGTTGAACATATGTATTTTCCGGACGTTTAAAATACGTATTTTCTGGATGTTGAAATCAGGTTCACTTTCGGTACTGAAAAAACATGAAAAGACATCTTAATGAAGAGTAAAGTAGGGTACAATgcagtacattatactgtactgaactatacttttctttactgtactctgctgtcatctactgtgctgtccaaacttgtgaaacagatgtcgatgattggttcagatttgtcCCGGTTcatggatgttgaaatcaaggccgGTCTGGAATTGAAGGATACAAAACTTGAAACTACTGATTATCATAACAATTTAGCCTACTAGGTGAAACTCCTAGACAGCAGTTGTGAGGAGCCTGATTTTTTTTAACCTGTCTTTTTTTAAGGATTTCACGTTTGTTAACTTGCCATATTCACATCAAAgcgcattttttttatttgactcGGAGCCATTTAGGTTAGGCTGTTTGATCAAAGAAACGTGCATAATGTCAAACGTGTCTCGTGACATTGTCAAATTTTCACATCCACTCCAgtctgtaggctacagaaaatGCCATATACTCTTTCTAACGTAGGCTATATGGTACATGGTTTATGTTAGACCATTTTTTAAACCGAAAGTTGGTTGAGCGCCACAGCTCAGAATTATTAATTATTAGAATTAAGCAAGGCATTATCTGTTGTTGGAGGTACGCCTTGGTCAGTTTAGCTCGGAAAATGCCGCCATCGTCAATCTGCAGTTGTATGCGGTCGCTTGACCAGAGCCTATTGACAACGCTTCGCTCCAATGCTTAGCTTCGTTGGAAATTTGCAGAGCTCAACGTTTTCTCCAGCTCAGTTAGCAGGGTTCTCGCTGCTCACCTTAATTGAGAGCACCTTGACTGCCTGCGTCCGTGCTTGGTAAGGAAACTGCTTGGAATCTGaccataaggtgctacagagggtagtgcatatggacCAGCTCCATGCAACCCAGGACCtcttgttttaaatatacttaagtatcaaaagttaatggaattgctaaaatgaaAAGCACCATCAATacccaggggcacactacaacactcagacatcatttacaaacaaagcatttgtgtttagtgagtctgccagatcaggggcagtaaggaagaccagggatgttctcctgaTAAGTGTGTAAATTGGATAATTGTCCCTGTCAACAGGTAACTAgtactttgggtgtcagggaaaatgtatgtaatgtaaaaatgtaaaaagtacattattttctttaggaatgtagtgaagtaaaagttggcaaaaatactaaagtacagatactccaaaaaaaGACTTAAGTTGTGCTTTaaatattttttacttaagtactttacatcactgtgCACCGCAAGCAGTACAGGAGCgctaagtctgggaccaaaaggctcctgaacagcttcaacccccaagccataataagGCTGTTGAATAGttaaatggctacctggactatttgcattgacccccttttttaTGCACTGACCCTCTTGCAGCAGCTCtatgcacacaacacacacacgctcacacacacacacacacaacacacacacacacaacacacacacacacacacaacacacacacacacacagacacacgctcacacacaacacacacacgctcacacacacacaacacacacacgctcacacacaacacacacacacgctcacacacaacacacacacgctcacacacaacacacacacacacacaacacacacacacacacacacgcaacacacacacactcacacaacacacacacacacacaagaaacacacacgctcacacacacacactcacgctcacacacacacacgctcacacacatacacgctcacacacacacacgctctcacacacacacatacacgctcacacacacacacacacacatcctcactcacacacacacacgctcacacacacgctcacacacacacgctcacgctcacacacacatacacgctcacctacacacacgctcacacacacacatacacgctcacacacacacacacatacacgctcacacacacacacgctcacacacacgctcacacacacacatacacgctcacacacacactcactcacacacacacacacatacacactcacacacacatacacactcacacacactcacacatagacacattTTCACAATCTTCACATATGCTGCtactttgtttattatctatcctgattgcctagttacttttacccctacctacatgtacatattatctcaactACCTTGTActccttcacattgactctgtaccggtactcctcctcctcctcgttatTGTAATTTTATGGTTACCttttcctttaaaaaaatgtttttgcaaaTGTTTCGTACTTTTTgacattgttgggaaagggctcgtaaagtaagcatttcccggtaaagtctacacctgttgcagGAGTTAAGATGGAGCGTTACCTTATTAAAATACAAAAGCCGTAGTCGtgtcacaggctctctttccatttcccctgaaaaccggaCCATCCGGTTGTTGGCCTGAGGATTCGGCAGAGGCTAAGGGCTAAGCCAGCATTTCCTAAACTCGTTCCTGGGGACCCCAaagggtgcacattttgtttttttgcccaagcactacacagctaattcaaataatcaaagcttgatgattagttcaTTATTTGAATCATCTGTGTAGTGCTATGGCAAAAACCAAAAAGTGCGTGGTCCCCAGGACCCGGTTTGAGAAACGCTGGGCTAAGCCTAACGCAATGTCTGATATAGTTGACATGTAATGCTGAGTGTATACCACAGGATGGCGACGATGCTGTAACAGCTACATGGCCACTGTCAATGGAAAGGAGGAAACGGGAGGAGGGAGTATGTAAAGGGTAGTCCATTTTCCCTACTGAAAATGCCTGAGGGCTCCTAACTGTTTTAGAGGTTGACATCCTTCTTGAACCCCTTCAGTAGAGATGTCATTCTGCCGGAGCTAAAATGGGAAACATTTCCCTTACCTTTCAACTCTTTTTCATCCACAGCTCCTGAAATTACCCCACTTATGTAGATGACAAGCAATAAAACTATACATTTTCTTCTGGTGCCTAAAGGGATAGATGGAGATCATGGTATATTGTAGATAGGATACACCTAGATCATGGTATATTGTAGATAGGATATACCTAGATCATGGTATATTGTAGATAGGATACACCTAGATCATGGTATATTGTAGATAGGATACACCTAGATCATGGTATATTGTAGATAGGATACAGCTATCTTGGAAGGTTTTTTCTTCTTCCATGTACAGGTATGAAAAGAACAGTTTGTTGCTTTAACTAAACTGGAAAGGTGActtcccaggtgtgtgtgtgtgtgtgtgtcagagagagagagagagagcgcttgcAACAGGTGTATCCGAGAAAACAGGTAGGCTGAACCACTCCTACTTTTGTGAAGTCAGAATATGGTGTGAAAGAAACAACATACGCTGTTTATTTCATTAGCCTTCGATTATTATTTTGCCAAAACGCAAAAAGGAAAAGGCAACAAGTTTCGCACAGAGAGCAACTTTCCAAAGGATTTATTGGAGTAAGATGGACCAACCGCAGCATACAACATATTATTGAATTATACACTTTGGTTAAACCTAAGA
This Oncorhynchus clarkii lewisi isolate Uvic-CL-2024 chromosome 21, UVic_Ocla_1.0, whole genome shotgun sequence DNA region includes the following protein-coding sequences:
- the LOC139378954 gene encoding high affinity immunoglobulin epsilon receptor subunit gamma-like isoform X1, giving the protein MGGRFQVLSALPLWLSFGSAAALVEPQICYILDAILFLYGIILTVLYCRIKYFPQMAPVTGTAKPVNAEESIYTGLTPHSADTYQTIGQKKGLH
- the LOC139378954 gene encoding high affinity immunoglobulin epsilon receptor subunit gamma-like isoform X2; translated protein: MGGRFQVLSALPLWLSFGSAAALVEPQICYILDAILFLYGIILTVLYCRIKMAPVTGTAKPVNAEESIYTGLTPHSADTYQTIGQKKGLH